The DNA segment TTTTTACTCTGGCAACGTCCTGCATGGCTTGCCTACCAGCCCACTAAAACACACTTTTTTAATGTTGCACTAACCTTTGCGCTCTCCGCCATTTCGATCTTATATTTGATCGCTTTCTGGATGGATGGCGCGCGGGCTGGACTGCTTACCATCATCATGGGTTTAGGTCTGATTGGATTATTGCGTCGTGACCAATGGTCATCATTACGCTTACCCCTTTTCACGCTGGTGGCATCCGGCTTGATCTACGCTCTCCTCGTCCGACTTCTTCCCGCAGATTTTGCGGTCAGTGTCATGCGCACCGATAGCTCCCAGCGTACCCTGCTATGGCAAAAGGCGCTCGACCTTTGGCAGGCCCATCCGGTACTAGGTGCAGGCGGTGATCATTTTGCACTAGCCAAACCTTGGCTACTCAATGCTCACCCACATAATTTACTCTTGCAATGGATCAGTGAATGGGGATTCGCTGGACTATTGACCCTGGTTCTGTTCTTACCCATCATGCTGAACATACTCCGTCATCGGCAAACCTTACCTGCCTTTGCCCTCGCTGCCGTGGCCGCAGTCTGTATCGATGCCATGGTTTCAGGCGTACTGGTCTATCCGCTCAGCCAGATGCTAGGGTTATGGTCTGTAGCATGGTTGATCTCTTTACTACCGAACACGCATCAAACCTCGACTGCATCAAACTCTGATAAAAAGTCTATTGCATCACACTTTCAAATTTGGCAACGAAGCTTTAAGATCGTCACAGCTTGGGCCATAGTTGCGATGCTGGTCATTCATGGCCACGACTTGGTCTGTATCCACTGCATCAGTGTCGATAACGAAAATGCACCACGGTTCTGGCAATTTGGTCGGGCATTACACCTTGAAAAACAACATATTGCGCCCGTCATCGACCCTTAAAAAAAGTATTCGTCATGATGCTATAGAGATAGCAATTGCATATATATTCTTAACCGCTTTAGAGAGATACGATGAATCCTCAAGATTTAAATGCTGCTCCAACATCTTCTGATATTGATCGTGTTCGTACATTTTTACTCGACCTACAAAGTCGCATATGTCAAGGATTAGAAACCGAAGAACAACTGGGCGGTGGCAGCGCACGCTTTGTCGCTGATGAATGGCAACGTCCAGAAGGTGGCGGTGGGCGCTCCTGCGTCTTACAAGGCGGCGATGTGATTGAAAAAGGGGGCGTGATGTTTTCACACATTGACGTGAAGCATCTCCCCGCGTCTGCGACAGCACGTCACCCCCAGATTGAGGGTGCAACAGCACAAGCATTGGGACTCTCTATCGTTATTCACCCGAAGAATCCGCATGTCCCCACGACCCACGCTAATATTCGTCTGTTTATTGCTCAAAAAGAGGGAATGGAACCCGTATGGTGGATGGGGGGTGGCTTCGATCTGACCCCCTACTATCCCGTACTTGAAGATTGTGTCGCGTGGCATCAGCATGCCTTTGAAGTCTGCGCACCGTTCGGGGAGGCAGTTTATCCTGAGTATAAAGCGTGGTGTGACCAATATTTTTATCTCAAACATCGAGATGAACAGCGCGGGATTGGCGGTCTTTTTTATGACGATCTGAATGTATGGGGCTTTGAACGTTGCTTTGAATTCATGCAAGCGGTTGGTCATGGTTTCTTAAATGCTTACCTACCCATTGTGCAAAAACGCAGGCAGACCCCATACAGTGAATCAGAACGTGAGTTTCAACTTTATAGACGCGGTCGTTACGTAGAATACAACTTGGTGTATGATCGCGGCACCTTATTCGGCTTACAAACGGGTGGCCGAATTGAATCGATTCTGGTCAGCTTGCCCAACCTCGTCAGTTGGCACTATCGCCCAGAATGGGCCATCGACTCGCCGGAAGCACGTTTGACGTCATATTTTTTAAAACCCCGTAATTGGTTGCAAC comes from the Aquirhabdus parva genome and includes:
- the hemF gene encoding oxygen-dependent coproporphyrinogen oxidase; this encodes MNPQDLNAAPTSSDIDRVRTFLLDLQSRICQGLETEEQLGGGSARFVADEWQRPEGGGGRSCVLQGGDVIEKGGVMFSHIDVKHLPASATARHPQIEGATAQALGLSIVIHPKNPHVPTTHANIRLFIAQKEGMEPVWWMGGGFDLTPYYPVLEDCVAWHQHAFEVCAPFGEAVYPEYKAWCDQYFYLKHRDEQRGIGGLFYDDLNVWGFERCFEFMQAVGHGFLNAYLPIVQKRRQTPYSESEREFQLYRRGRYVEYNLVYDRGTLFGLQTGGRIESILVSLPNLVSWHYRPEWAIDSPEARLTSYFLKPRNWLQLDQQST
- a CDS encoding O-antigen ligase family protein, with amino-acid sequence MLLLWGTPLLAFLAFSGLSSSWVQVPYDEWRLTQVVILLLLSGFALFSTLPKKSILTPQTHRLLSIGILMTFALIIMTVSQAQYPERALADAALYTLLLAGIWAQAMLMKRAPALAPQIAATLALLPLLTVIFLPISIITAVFTHLESVWHQSFSNIRMLDDALLPCLFLLWQRPAWLAYQPTKTHFFNVALTFALSAISILYLIAFWMDGARAGLLTIIMGLGLIGLLRRDQWSSLRLPLFTLVASGLIYALLVRLLPADFAVSVMRTDSSQRTLLWQKALDLWQAHPVLGAGGDHFALAKPWLLNAHPHNLLLQWISEWGFAGLLTLVLFLPIMLNILRHRQTLPAFALAAVAAVCIDAMVSGVLVYPLSQMLGLWSVAWLISLLPNTHQTSTASNSDKKSIASHFQIWQRSFKIVTAWAIVAMLVIHGHDLVCIHCISVDNENAPRFWQFGRALHLEKQHIAPVIDP